The Apium graveolens cultivar Ventura unplaced genomic scaffold, ASM990537v1 ctg2131, whole genome shotgun sequence genome has a window encoding:
- the LOC141700319 gene encoding epidermis-specific secreted glycoprotein EP1-like — MRSSYLIPVSLIILLTIISTGQAVVPSDKRFRYFNAGELGEYSVEYGDYRPLDISTFPFMLCFQNSTPYAFTLSLRMGSRRSESIMRWVWDANRGKPVRENASLAFGADGNLVLADVDGSVAWQTGTANKGVVGLELLQTGNLVLYNAKGAYIWQSFDHPTDTLVLGQGLHLNGPTKLVSRLSYMDAADGPYTLVMEKRHLAMYYKSDNAVNSLLYYKYDDFGDGKGVLADILFGIDSDEPYYTYDLFLAFKMKNSLTSGTSFLARPKYNATYSMLRLDIDGNLRIHTYYPNVDWGAWDVTYEVLNRVDGVDRTSECRLPSKCGSLGVCEENQCVACPTAAGLLGWSKSCAPPILPACKGRANVDYYKVAGVEHFMNGYTEGGGIKFVDCREKCNKDCKCAGFFYREESSKCLLVPELGTLIKVSRTSHVGYIKMSK; from the coding sequence ATGCGTTCTTCTTATTTAATCCCGGTTTCTCTCATCATTTTACTCACCATTATTTCAACAGGCCAAGCTGTTGTGCCGTCGGACAAAAGATTCCGCTATTTCAATGCAGGGGAACTAGGTGAATACAGTGTCGAATATGGCGATTACCGTCCTTTAGATATTTCCACCTTTCCGTTCATGCTTTGTTTCCAAAACTCAACCCCTTATGCCTTTACTTTAAGTCTTCGAATGGGCAGCCGTCGCTCCGAGTCGATCATGCGTTGGGTTTGGGATGCGAATCGAGGCAAGCCGGTTCGTGAAAATGCATCCCTTGCATTCGGTGCTGATGGTAATCTAGTGTTGGCAGATGTTGATGGCTCAGTTGCATGGCAAACCGGTACGGCAAATAAGGGTGTGGTTGGCTTGGAATTACTTCAAACTGGTAATCTTGTGTTGTATAATGCTAAGGGTGCATATATATGGCAAAGTTTTGATCACCCAACTGACACACTTGTACTGGGCCAAGGACTACATCTGAATGGGCCGACAAAGCTGGTTAGTAGATTGTCATATATGGATGCTGCTGATGGCCCTTACACCCTGGTAATGGAAAAAAGGCATTTGGCCATGTATTACAAGAGCGACAATGCAGTAAATTCCCTACTATATTACAAATATGATGACTTTGGAGATGGCAAGGGCGTTTTGGCAGATATTCTCTTTGGCATCGATAGTGACGAACCTTACTACACATATGATCTGTTTCTTGCATTTAAAATGAAAAATTCCCTGACCTCCGGGACTAGCTTTTTGGCTAGACCCAAGTACAATGCTACTTATTCAATGCTTCGTCTTGATATAGACGGAAACCTAAGAATACATACGTACTACCCAAATGTTGATTGGGGTGCATGGGATGTTACATACGAGGTTCTTAACAGGGTAGATGGTGTGGACAGAACAAGCGAATGTAGATTGCCGAGTAAGTGTGGATCTTTAGGGGTGTGTGAAGAGAATCAGTGTGTGGCTTGCCCAACTGCTGCAGGTTTGCTTGGTTGGAGCAAGAGTTGCGCACCGCCAATTTTACCAGCATGTAAGGGGCGGGCTAATGTGGACTACTATAAAGTTGCAGGGGTCGAACATTTCATGAATGGATACACGGAAGGAGGGGGTATAAAATTTGTTGATTGCAGAGAAAAATGCAACAAAGATTGCAAATGCGCAGGCTTTTTCTACAGGGAAGAGTCTTCAAAATGCTTGTTGGTCCCAGAACTAGGAACCTTGATCAAGGTGTCCCGCACCTCTCATGTTGGTTATATTAAAATGTCTAAATAG